One segment of Halomonas sp. TD01 DNA contains the following:
- a CDS encoding NAD(P)-dependent oxidoreductase → MRTITTVAFIGLGVMGYPMAGHLAKQGLTTRVYNRTSSKADAWAKEHGGTAHATPKEAADGADLVLICVGNDDDVRQVTTGTDGVLSSMAADTYLIDHTTASADLALELDTICRKQGVAFLDAPVSGGQQGAENGALTIMCGGEQAHFDAVQPILDHYARAVTLMGSASSGQLTKMVNQICIAGLVQGLAEGLHFAEQAGLDQQQVIDVVSKGAAGSWQMENRHKTMIANEYNHGFAVDWMRKDLGICLEQARRLSATLPVTALVDQFYADVQRMKGGRWDTSSLLKRLQKPE, encoded by the coding sequence ATGCGAACCATTACTACTGTTGCCTTTATTGGCCTGGGCGTTATGGGTTATCCCATGGCAGGTCACCTCGCCAAACAAGGCCTGACAACGCGCGTGTACAACCGCACAAGCAGCAAAGCGGATGCCTGGGCAAAAGAGCATGGCGGCACCGCCCATGCCACACCCAAGGAAGCCGCCGACGGCGCGGATCTTGTTTTGATATGCGTAGGCAATGACGACGACGTCAGACAAGTAACTACCGGCACCGACGGCGTATTGAGCAGCATGGCAGCCGACACCTACCTCATCGACCACACCACCGCCTCTGCAGACCTAGCCCTGGAGCTAGACACCATCTGCCGCAAGCAAGGCGTGGCCTTTCTAGATGCCCCCGTTTCTGGCGGGCAGCAAGGGGCAGAAAATGGCGCACTGACGATTATGTGCGGTGGAGAACAGGCACACTTTGACGCTGTACAACCCATCCTTGATCACTATGCTCGCGCCGTCACTCTGATGGGCAGTGCTAGCAGTGGCCAGCTTACCAAAATGGTTAACCAGATTTGTATTGCTGGCTTGGTACAAGGTCTTGCCGAAGGCTTGCACTTCGCTGAACAAGCAGGGCTGGACCAACAACAGGTGATCGATGTGGTGTCTAAAGGCGCGGCAGGCTCATGGCAGATGGAAAACCGCCACAAAACGATGATAGCCAATGAGTATAACCATGGCTTTGCAGTGGACTGGATGCGCAAGGATTTAGGGATTTGTTTAGAGCAGGCTCGCCGATTGAGCGCCACACTACCCGTGACCGCCCTTGTCGACCAATTTTATGCTGATGTGCAACGTATGAAGGGTGGACGTTGGGACACTTCGTCGCTATTAAAGCGCTTACAAAAGCCAGAATAA